The Candidatus Methylacidiphilales bacterium genome has a window encoding:
- the ndk gene encoding nucleoside-diphosphate kinase: MKTRTLAILKPDAVRKKHIGDILAIIEKNNFQITALKMLHLSKPEAEGFYQEHEKRPFFTDLVKFMISGSIVVMVIEGESAFSRFRNLIGATNPKEAEPNTIRSMFATSIDENAIHGSDSEQSASREICYFFKEHELDSSS, from the coding sequence ATGAAAACTAGAACTCTTGCAATTTTGAAACCTGATGCGGTACGTAAAAAACATATCGGTGATATTCTCGCTATTATTGAGAAAAATAACTTTCAAATTACTGCATTAAAAATGCTACATTTGTCAAAACCTGAAGCTGAAGGTTTTTACCAAGAGCACGAAAAAAGACCATTTTTTACAGATTTAGTTAAATTTATGATTAGTGGCTCAATAGTTGTTATGGTAATAGAAGGTGAGAGTGCCTTTTCAAGATTTAGAAACTTAATTGGTGCTACTAATCCCAAAGAAGCTGAACCAAATACCATCCGATCTATGTTTGCAACTTCAATTGATGAAAATGCAATTCATGGCTCAGATTCAGAACAAAGTGCTTCGAGAGAAATTTGTTATTTTTTTAAAGAACATGAACTCGACTCAAGTTCCTAA
- the iscX gene encoding Fe-S cluster assembly protein IscX, with protein sequence MENKKIYWSDIYEIVDYLEQAHTEQDPRTVLFATLYGWIISIPNFADDPKKCNEKILERIQQTWCDERGG encoded by the coding sequence ATGGAAAATAAAAAAATATATTGGTCAGATATCTACGAAATTGTTGATTACTTAGAACAAGCACATACTGAGCAAGATCCTCGTACTGTGCTCTTTGCCACGTTATATGGTTGGATTATTTCAATTCCTAACTTTGCAGATGACCCCAAAAAGTGCAATGAAAAAATTTTAGAAAGAATTCAACAGACATGGTGTGATGAGCGAGGTGGTTAG
- the hisS gene encoding histidine--tRNA ligase encodes MITKSNISAVKGMRNIFPPDSYKKQEIINQCQTIAQQFGYLPWELPILERTELFKKTLGDDSDVVGKEMYSFVDIGGEDVCLRPEGTAGAIRAGLEHGLFYNLNQRVSYHGSMFRREKPQKGRFRQFTQFGFEYLGASSPLADIEMILITKNLLAELKIIDSVVLEINSIGTSKQRAEYCNYLKRWEASNVIEFSPEQRRTFENNPLRILDTKDALIKSKILNLPTMVDFLLQDQINNFSYIKNILSEKGITFIHNPLLVRGLDYYNDFVFEWKLLNENKSQNSIIAGGRYDSLPSVLGGSQNYAIGCAVGVDRILDYFDITTTSKITFYFIPLDQLSLVCLDIEVEKLRRIFKDTIFVIDHSLKGLKTQIRNSESYNPCVYIIMGDKERLDGKIMIKSSNDNSALYPINEYVNQIERIIKNGRS; translated from the coding sequence ATGATAACTAAATCTAATATTTCTGCAGTGAAAGGTATGAGAAATATATTCCCACCTGATAGTTATAAAAAACAAGAAATAATTAACCAATGCCAAACAATAGCACAACAGTTTGGTTACTTACCTTGGGAATTGCCCATTTTAGAACGAACTGAATTATTTAAAAAAACTTTAGGAGATGATAGTGATGTGGTTGGTAAGGAAATGTATTCATTTGTAGATATTGGAGGTGAAGATGTTTGCTTAAGGCCAGAAGGGACTGCGGGTGCGATAAGAGCTGGTTTAGAGCACGGCTTATTTTACAATCTCAATCAAAGAGTCTCTTATCATGGTTCAATGTTTAGAAGAGAAAAACCACAAAAAGGAAGATTTAGGCAATTCACACAATTTGGTTTTGAATATTTAGGCGCATCTTCTCCCTTAGCGGATATCGAAATGATTCTAATTACCAAAAATTTATTAGCAGAACTAAAAATTATCGACTCTGTGGTGTTGGAAATAAATTCAATCGGCACTAGTAAACAGCGTGCTGAATATTGTAATTACCTTAAGCGTTGGGAAGCTTCAAATGTTATAGAATTTTCACCTGAGCAGAGAAGAACGTTTGAAAATAATCCGCTTAGAATATTAGATACTAAGGATGCTTTAATTAAATCAAAAATTTTAAATCTTCCGACAATGGTTGATTTTTTACTGCAAGATCAAATAAATAATTTTTCTTATATCAAAAATATTTTATCAGAGAAAGGTATTACTTTTATACATAATCCTTTGCTAGTGCGTGGTTTAGATTATTACAATGATTTTGTTTTTGAATGGAAGTTGTTAAATGAAAATAAAAGTCAGAATAGTATCATCGCTGGTGGTCGGTATGATTCGCTTCCTTCTGTTTTAGGAGGTAGTCAAAATTATGCAATTGGGTGTGCAGTTGGTGTTGACAGAATTTTAGATTATTTTGACATTACCACAACAAGTAAAATAACTTTTTATTTTATCCCCCTAGATCAGTTGTCTCTTGTCTGCCTTGATATTGAGGTTGAGAAATTAAGGCGTATTTTTAAGGATACAATTTTTGTCATTGACCATAGTTTAAAAGGACTCAAAACTCAAATTCGAAATTCAGAGTCATATAATCCTTGTGTATATATTATAATGGGTGATAAAGAGCGACTAGATGGAAAAATAATGATAAAATCAAGCAATGATAATTCTGCGTTATATCCAATAAATGAATATGTTAACCAAATTGAGAGAATAATAAAAAATGGAAGAAGTTGA
- a CDS encoding 50S ribosome-binding GTPase, translating into MQAPIIILIGKPNSGKSTLFNAIANKHVSLVTPFAHTTLDYQEVPLNINSKYFSLVDTMGLHNSDGVITNLALQQIKKLINDATLILYVIESHNGITSEDINYIKILKLRSKPTVMLLHKKDLLQQSDLLFKTQNIYGFTSFPTSIYDKASIQSIRDHIFKIGSSIPTENQLKELETVPRVAIIGKTNVGKSTLCNLLNQGTRLIVSELEHTTRHNTSLYVHIKNKIFEIIDTPGLSTSLQKSKRTLTLTSRIASQHLQAIKLASIVVVMLDSSKPITKLDLKTIRKSTIAKKLTIVLLNKYDMVKTPNDKHQLDLNIASIQAKFSSLPVLLISCNTKSGYSSFVKELSRSALLLSKPNLVSISELNSIFKEALKYSPPHNKRGVVPKLKYVHWADDEHKSIVIHGENLQYVSKTYTQYLQKFLASKFGTQSSIITIKYLIKSDKN; encoded by the coding sequence TTGCAAGCGCCAATAATAATTTTAATTGGAAAACCTAATTCAGGTAAATCAACGCTATTTAACGCAATTGCAAACAAGCATGTGTCATTAGTAACTCCGTTTGCCCACACTACATTAGATTATCAAGAAGTGCCACTAAATATTAATTCAAAATACTTCTCTTTAGTTGATACCATGGGTCTTCATAATTCAGATGGAGTGATTACAAATTTAGCTTTACAGCAGATAAAAAAATTAATAAATGACGCTACATTAATTTTATATGTAATTGAATCACATAACGGGATTACAAGTGAAGATATAAACTATATTAAAATTTTAAAACTTCGTTCAAAACCTACCGTGATGTTGCTCCACAAAAAAGACTTATTGCAACAGTCGGATTTGTTGTTTAAGACTCAAAATATTTATGGCTTCACGAGTTTCCCAACTTCTATTTATGATAAAGCTTCTATCCAGTCTATCAGAGATCACATCTTTAAAATTGGCTCATCAATCCCTACTGAAAATCAACTGAAAGAATTAGAAACAGTACCAAGAGTAGCAATTATTGGCAAAACAAATGTTGGAAAGTCTACATTATGTAATTTATTGAACCAAGGTACTAGATTAATTGTTTCAGAACTAGAACACACAACTAGGCACAATACTAGTTTATATGTTCACATTAAAAATAAAATATTTGAAATAATTGATACTCCTGGACTTTCTACTTCGTTACAAAAATCTAAGCGCACACTAACACTTACTTCGCGTATAGCCAGTCAACACCTACAAGCAATTAAACTTGCCTCCATAGTTGTAGTTATGTTAGATTCATCAAAACCAATTACAAAACTAGATCTTAAAACTATTCGTAAATCTACTATTGCCAAGAAGTTAACAATTGTTTTATTAAACAAGTACGACATGGTAAAAACTCCCAATGACAAGCACCAGCTTGACTTAAATATTGCGTCTATACAAGCCAAATTCTCAAGTTTACCAGTTTTATTAATTTCATGCAACACAAAAAGCGGGTACTCTTCTTTTGTCAAGGAGTTGTCACGTTCAGCTTTACTCTTGAGTAAACCAAACCTAGTTTCAATTTCTGAATTAAATTCAATCTTCAAAGAAGCGTTAAAATACTCACCGCCACATAATAAAAGAGGGGTTGTGCCAAAATTAAAATATGTTCATTGGGCTGATGATGAGCATAAAAGTATTGTAATACATGGTGAAAATTTGCAATATGTATCAAAAACCTACACTCAGTACTTACAAAAGTTTCTTGCAAGCAAATTTGGCACACAATCATCAATTATCACTATAAAATACTTAATAAAGAGTGACAAAAATTGA
- a CDS encoding cytochrome b/b6 domain-containing protein has translation MEIKKTVVVWDWSIRLFHWLLVLLVSLLYITGNYLFFPAHMYLGIAVMTLFFFRILIGFFGSQESKFISFIKHPSIVLNYIRGKYTHQGLGHNPIGGYSVLSFILIFLIMIISGLFCAVEDDYIYGPLSIFVSSEINDSFHSIHVVFSKILLFAIALHVIAIFYYLFKKNNLIKPMITGKKSIDTIQQKIEQAPSVRLIFLLLLSLVYGMSCMYLFFIVL, from the coding sequence ATGGAAATCAAAAAAACAGTAGTGGTGTGGGATTGGTCAATTCGTCTGTTTCATTGGTTGCTTGTTTTGTTAGTTTCACTACTTTATATAACTGGAAATTATTTATTTTTTCCAGCTCATATGTACTTAGGTATCGCTGTTATGACATTATTTTTTTTTAGAATTCTTATTGGTTTTTTTGGAAGCCAAGAGAGTAAATTTATTAGCTTTATTAAACACCCATCAATTGTTCTAAATTATATTCGAGGTAAATACACTCATCAAGGACTTGGGCATAATCCGATTGGTGGATATTCAGTGTTGTCTTTTATATTGATTTTCTTAATTATGATCATTTCGGGTTTGTTTTGTGCTGTGGAAGATGATTATATTTATGGACCTCTTTCGATATTCGTTTCATCTGAAATTAACGATTCATTTCATTCTATTCATGTGGTATTTTCAAAAATTTTACTTTTTGCAATAGCGCTCCATGTTATTGCAATATTTTATTATTTATTCAAAAAAAACAACCTAATAAAGCCTATGATAACTGGTAAAAAATCAATTGACACAATTCAGCAAAAAATTGAACAGGCACCTTCAGTAAGGTTAATATTTTTATTATTATTATCCTTAGTTTATGGAATGTCATGTATGTATTTATTTTTTATTGTTTTGTGA
- a CDS encoding tetratricopeptide repeat protein, with amino-acid sequence MEEVEIHSWRDFLLHYKLLFITVFTGIFFGVVLFLGWNYYQEYQSVTRNKSSTVFSRASQIDEVNSKEIQELLLQNLDIFDNDSSSAYPIFARLLIAKTYFEQNKIDEAIKSYQWILDNNNNNYFLWVTKIRLSKLFQNINKIPEAIEILSEASSKEPPPNGLKELVENELGNCYYQSGNIDKAKAFWQSAFNLSKSKDKKIFYQIKIDNAISNLAN; translated from the coding sequence ATGGAAGAAGTTGAAATACATTCATGGAGAGATTTTCTCCTTCATTATAAATTGCTTTTCATTACAGTCTTTACTGGTATTTTCTTTGGTGTTGTTTTGTTTTTAGGTTGGAATTATTATCAAGAATATCAATCAGTAACAAGAAATAAATCTAGTACCGTCTTTTCTAGAGCAAGCCAAATTGATGAAGTGAATAGCAAGGAAATTCAAGAACTCCTCCTACAAAATTTAGATATTTTTGACAACGATTCATCTAGTGCTTATCCTATCTTTGCGAGACTATTAATTGCAAAAACATATTTTGAACAAAATAAAATCGATGAAGCAATCAAATCTTACCAGTGGATATTAGACAATAACAATAATAACTATTTCTTATGGGTAACAAAAATTAGACTTTCTAAATTGTTTCAAAATATTAATAAAATTCCAGAAGCAATTGAAATCTTAAGCGAAGCTTCTTCAAAAGAACCACCTCCAAATGGTCTCAAAGAGTTGGTTGAAAATGAACTTGGAAACTGTTACTATCAATCTGGTAATATTGATAAAGCTAAGGCATTTTGGCAAAGTGCATTTAATTTATCAAAAAGTAAAGATAAAAAGATATTTTATCAAATTAAAATTGATAATGCAATTTCAAATTTGGCTAATTAA
- the rlmN gene encoding 23S rRNA (adenine(2503)-C(2))-methyltransferase RlmN gives MNSTQVPNIIGLTKSDLECKLFELNLPNYRITQILSWLYQLRVGSFIDMVNLPLSLRKYLEQNFKIKWIEPVNEFLSVDGTVKWIFNLDCHNVIETVYIPEISRSTLCVSSQIGCVLNCSFCATGRMGFNRNLQTDEILSQVHYAINRIYKIHKRKITNIVFMGMGEPLSNTNSVFSTIELLLHPNAYGISKRKITVSTAGIVPKIELFAESKLGVSLALSLHAPNDTLRNSLVPLNKKYPIKQTLESCFLYLAKTNSETLTIEYTMIDQVNDSEDLACQLAKLLKNKPVKINLIPFNTFDGSGYNTSNEETTLRFAKILKDHGLFTTIRKNRGRDISAACGQLANKIVDLSNRQIKFIKPTNGLMAL, from the coding sequence ATGAACTCGACTCAAGTTCCTAACATTATTGGGTTAACTAAGTCTGACCTTGAATGTAAGCTTTTTGAATTAAATCTACCGAATTATAGAATTACCCAAATTTTAAGTTGGCTATATCAATTGAGAGTGGGTAGTTTTATTGATATGGTAAATTTACCATTGTCTCTAAGAAAGTACCTTGAACAAAATTTCAAAATTAAATGGATTGAACCAGTAAATGAATTTTTATCTGTCGACGGAACAGTAAAATGGATTTTTAATTTGGATTGTCATAATGTTATTGAGACAGTGTATATTCCTGAGATTTCTCGCTCAACACTATGCGTTTCTTCCCAAATCGGCTGTGTTCTTAATTGCTCTTTTTGTGCTACAGGCAGAATGGGTTTTAATAGAAACCTGCAAACTGATGAAATATTATCACAAGTACATTATGCAATAAATAGAATTTATAAAATTCACAAACGAAAAATTACAAACATAGTTTTTATGGGGATGGGCGAGCCCTTATCTAACACAAATTCAGTGTTTTCAACTATTGAGCTTTTATTACATCCAAATGCTTATGGTATCTCAAAGAGAAAAATAACCGTCTCAACCGCAGGAATTGTGCCAAAAATTGAACTTTTTGCCGAAAGTAAACTTGGTGTTTCTTTAGCGCTTTCTTTACATGCTCCAAACGATACCTTACGTAATTCACTAGTACCACTCAATAAAAAATACCCCATCAAACAAACACTCGAATCATGTTTTCTTTATCTTGCTAAAACGAATTCAGAAACCTTAACAATTGAGTATACTATGATTGATCAAGTCAATGATTCGGAAGATCTTGCGTGTCAATTAGCGAAGTTATTAAAAAATAAGCCAGTGAAGATAAATTTGATTCCATTTAATACATTTGATGGTTCAGGTTATAATACTAGCAATGAAGAGACAACTTTACGATTTGCTAAAATTCTTAAAGATCATGGACTTTTTACAACTATCAGGAAGAATAGAGGGCGCGATATATCGGCCGCGTGTGGCCAGCTTGCCAATAAAATTGTGGATTTAAGTAATAGGCAAATTAAATTTATCAAACCTACTAATGGATTAATGGCTCTATGA
- a CDS encoding cytochrome c, producing the protein MNTTITRKLIFLFSVLYLNITLAEVPTVLLSPKEKLSNIDYRKSYFTILGNSFGLINTMAIEKKIVFDMKQIREATDNMYYITKVEVIKRGFGLNSIIPKQTKAKAEIWKDWDTFTKLHSEMIDKIDTLKRAVDKDKDDFIIADIAKDVGNSCRNCHDKFKSKK; encoded by the coding sequence ATGAATACAACTATTACCAGAAAACTAATTTTTTTATTTTCAGTGCTATATTTAAATATAACGCTTGCTGAGGTTCCAACTGTTTTATTAAGCCCAAAAGAAAAATTATCAAACATAGATTACAGGAAATCTTATTTCACTATCTTAGGGAATAGTTTTGGACTAATAAATACAATGGCTATTGAGAAAAAAATAGTTTTTGATATGAAACAAATCAGAGAAGCAACCGATAACATGTATTACATTACTAAAGTAGAAGTTATTAAACGGGGATTTGGTTTGAATTCCATCATTCCAAAACAAACAAAAGCAAAAGCAGAAATTTGGAAAGACTGGGACACTTTCACTAAATTACATAGTGAGATGATTGATAAAATTGACACACTAAAAAGGGCTGTAGATAAAGATAAAGATGACTTTATTATTGCGGATATTGCAAAAGACGTGGGAAATTCTTGTAGAAATTGCCACGATAAATTTAAATCTAAAAAGTAA
- a CDS encoding helix-turn-helix domain-containing protein, protein MLGSKIKTTRISKNLSLVQLSQLTAIKEIYLEALENENYKQLPDHVYIIGYLNIISDTLSIPSQILHSLYENDQLLQDSVRNIGYSVKISRHAPRNYFLWYLLGGGVLFLTLLVATFSAIRSTGFLFLEPIKITNEVVPVIENPMTNPEFTFHRIDSSIQSELFNNTSQVSKNLGKKLKQFHIIATKETWVLIKDEETGDGIFNGIIPANKTGMYFTIQSTARVYISNALAIKLFIDGQEFRYSKHISPNNTAKFTVQ, encoded by the coding sequence ATGCTTGGATCAAAAATAAAGACAACAAGAATATCTAAAAATCTTTCATTAGTTCAACTCTCGCAACTTACTGCTATTAAAGAAATTTACTTGGAAGCTTTGGAAAATGAAAATTACAAGCAACTTCCTGATCATGTTTATATAATAGGTTACCTGAATATAATTTCTGATACCCTTAGCATCCCATCACAAATTCTCCATTCTTTATATGAAAACGATCAACTACTTCAAGATTCAGTCCGTAATATCGGTTATTCAGTTAAAATAAGTCGTCACGCACCTAGAAATTATTTTTTATGGTATTTATTAGGCGGCGGTGTTTTGTTTTTGACATTACTAGTTGCGACTTTTTCAGCTATACGATCAACTGGTTTTTTATTTCTAGAGCCAATCAAGATAACTAACGAAGTAGTCCCAGTTATAGAAAATCCAATGACTAATCCTGAATTCACTTTTCACAGAATTGATTCGTCAATACAATCTGAATTGTTTAATAACACTTCACAGGTCTCAAAAAATTTAGGAAAAAAATTAAAACAATTTCATATAATTGCAACAAAAGAAACATGGGTGCTGATCAAGGATGAGGAAACAGGTGATGGTATATTTAATGGCATCATTCCTGCAAATAAAACAGGCATGTATTTCACAATACAATCGACTGCTAGAGTATATATAAGCAATGCGTTGGCAATAAAATTATTTATTGATGGTCAAGAATTTAGATATTCAAAACATATCTCACCGAACAATACTGCTAAATTTACTGTACAGTAA
- the fdx gene encoding ISC system 2Fe-2S type ferredoxin produces the protein MNRISILPHPVYCPQGIDINQPSTNSSLLDISLSHGIKIEHACEKVCACTTCHVFIREGLHLFSPPTDLEDDMLDRAWGLESVSRLSCQAIYTGGSIIVEIPKYSINHAQENK, from the coding sequence ATGAATAGAATCTCAATATTACCTCATCCAGTATATTGTCCTCAGGGTATTGATATAAATCAACCGAGTACAAACTCATCATTATTGGATATATCACTTTCCCATGGAATTAAAATTGAACATGCGTGTGAAAAAGTATGTGCTTGCACTACTTGCCATGTCTTTATTAGAGAGGGTCTCCACTTATTTTCCCCACCAACAGATCTTGAAGATGATATGCTCGATCGAGCTTGGGGGCTTGAGTCAGTATCTAGATTAAGCTGCCAAGCAATTTATACTGGTGGATCTATAATAGTTGAAATTCCAAAATACTCTATCAATCACGCCCAGGAAAATAAATAA
- a CDS encoding PQQ-binding-like beta-propeller repeat protein → MLGSFIYTIAQSSDYLKERTFKKSYIYTKWITNLEFKEYSFTTIPSVSFYEKLLIVVSTNGQIYFVNKKNGAIVNKIKLPYNLSCGVAIDSPNNQMYTCSQTGEIISISLNKPHQILWVRDINAEVIIKPTVSSKLVHVKTQDGTVYSLSILDGEIVWSFNKNVPKLSLTGGSPLLLSSPYLFYPTDSGKVAILSVENGKLLFEYSLANKNNSSDLENISDIDYDIAIYNDQLIAMTFHDQIASFSLTKGAKVWSSSIDSWSSSFLLNNAIIAVADSGSVYSISLSDGLVLWKSNLPLHTSISQVVANNQVVILSDPIGKMHVYETSSGIYLDSFILHSKQYTIKKFNIFIDPVDSSNLFLYSLNGRLIRIILDYKK, encoded by the coding sequence ATGTTAGGGTCGTTTATTTATACCATTGCCCAATCTTCTGATTATTTAAAGGAACGAACCTTCAAAAAATCTTACATTTACACAAAATGGATAACGAACCTTGAATTTAAAGAGTATAGTTTTACCACCATCCCCTCAGTATCGTTCTATGAAAAATTGTTAATTGTCGTTTCTACTAATGGTCAAATATACTTTGTAAATAAAAAAAATGGAGCAATAGTTAATAAAATTAAATTACCTTATAATTTAAGTTGTGGTGTCGCGATAGATTCCCCAAATAACCAAATGTACACTTGCTCTCAAACAGGTGAAATTATCTCAATTAGTCTAAATAAACCGCATCAAATTTTATGGGTTAGAGATATAAATGCTGAAGTTATTATCAAACCTACAGTCTCTTCTAAATTAGTCCATGTCAAAACTCAAGATGGTACAGTGTACTCACTATCCATACTTGATGGTGAAATTGTGTGGTCATTTAATAAAAATGTACCAAAATTATCATTAACTGGTGGTTCCCCTCTGTTACTTTCAAGTCCGTATTTGTTCTATCCTACAGATTCTGGAAAGGTCGCAATACTAAGCGTGGAAAATGGCAAGCTTTTATTTGAGTATTCACTTGCAAATAAAAACAATAGTTCTGATTTAGAAAATATATCTGATATTGATTATGATATAGCTATTTACAATGATCAACTTATAGCCATGACTTTTCATGATCAAATAGCCTCATTTTCTTTAACAAAAGGAGCGAAAGTATGGAGTTCATCAATTGATAGCTGGTCTTCTAGTTTCTTGTTAAATAACGCCATTATCGCCGTTGCTGACTCGGGCTCAGTCTACTCAATATCTCTAAGTGACGGACTGGTTCTATGGAAGTCAAACCTTCCATTACATACTTCAATTTCTCAAGTTGTTGCTAATAATCAGGTTGTCATTTTGTCTGATCCAATAGGTAAAATGCATGTCTATGAAACAAGTTCTGGGATTTATTTAGACTCTTTTATTTTACATTCCAAACAATACACTATAAAAAAATTCAATATTTTTATAGATCCTGTAGACTCATCTAATTTATTTCTTTATAGTTTAAATGGCAGGTTAATTCGTATTATTCTTGACTATAAAAAATAA